The Metarhizium brunneum chromosome 3, complete sequence DNA window ATTCGTAGGCTTTGACGCGTTGATTCGTCTTCAGTGGAGACGCATACGACTCTTCAAAAAGGAGGGAAAGGAAGGCAAGGTTAGCTCGTCCATGTACACTCTTGAGGGGAAGCGGGAAAACATGCGCGGTCTAACCATCCAGCCAAGAGAGCAATCTCTTCTGGTTTTGCAACTGCTCGGACACTTTCCGAAAGAATCGTCACGGTGCTAGCGTAGGTTTTCCTCATTCATCCCTGTTACTGGCCATTCATGTTATTTGAATGTGCTCGGAGTTAAACGGTCCCGCAACGCGTATGCCACCATTGGCCCCTCTATAACGTGTAGAGGAAACCAATGGCCGCGTCATTTCTCTCCTATCAGATGGTAGGTTGCCGCAAGTGTCAAGCTATGTACTGAGGTTTCATTCATAAACCTGATAATATGCATCCGCTGCCCCTCGACATCGAGTACCCTCGCGGGCATGGCATAATTCTAGAATGGCGTCCGTATCCCAAGACAATGATATCGAAACCACTCGTCCGCCACAGGCTTCACATATTCCATTAAAAGAGGTCCGTCCGTTTCCCTCAGAGCCTGGTGACCCTTTCCTTGTCACGTTTGATTCGGACCACAGCCACAAGAATCCTCTCAACTGGCGAAATGGAAAGAAATGGCTCATACTGGATGTTCTATCCACGGCGGGCTTCAACCGCACCATGGTGTCAACGATCATGGCACCGGCACTCGCTACAATCGCCCAGGAATTCGGCATGAACAGCgctgcggccgccatggtcaTGTCCATTTATCCTCTTGCCACGGCTATAGGCCCGCTGTTTATGGGGCCTTTATCTGAGCTATATGGACGAAAGCCAATATTGCACGCCTCAAATATTTGGTTCTTGGGCTGGAACATTGCCTGCGGCTTTGCCAACTCTGCCGGACTATTGATCGCTGCCCGATTCCTCGCTGGCCTCGGAGCCAGCGCCATATATGCTCTCGCTAGTGGTGTGCTGAGTGACCTGTGGCGAGCAGATCAACGCGGCAAGTCCCTGGGTGCTTACTTGCTCATACCTTTACTTGGGGCTGCAGTAGGTATGTGTTTTTGTTGGGGCATTTGCAAAAAGGAAACATTCTCTAGGCATTGCAGCTAACATAGATCCAAGGTCCCATCGTTGGTGGATTTATTGCATCACGTTCGGATTGGCGTTGGTCCTTCTGGGCTACTTCCGCATTTCAGGGCATAATGACTGCCGTTTCATTCGCAATATATGAAGAATCCTACGGCCCGGTCATTCTAAGACGGCAGGCAAGGCGCGTTCGACGCGCCACGGGGGACGACCGGTATTATGCTGCCATCGAAACACACGAAACGAGGAAGCTCGGATTCACTGCTATCCGTCGGGCACTCTCGAGACCATTTAGGCTTCTTGCAACGCACCCAATAGTGCAAATCACGTCCATTATATCTTCTTTTGAATACGGTCTGCTCTATCTTGTCCTATCAACCTTTGGTCAGCTATGGGTAGATCAATATGGGCAATCTGTCGAAATCAGTGGGTTGCATTACCTTGCCTGCGCCATAGGCGAAGTTGCTGGCTCCCAACTTGGTGGACCATTGATGGATTATTACTACCGAAAGGCCGTCTCAAAGAATGGCGGCGCAGAGCCTAAACCAGAGCATCGCCTTCCATTCATGTTTGGCGGCTTATCGCTTGTGCCAGTTGGCCTTTGTCTTTATGGCTGGAGCGCCCAGTACCGGCTTTCTTGGGTAATTGTCGATCTCGGAATCGTGATTACTTCCTTTGGCAGCCAGATTGCCGGATTACCACTTCATGCTTACCTCATAGATGTGTATGGAGAGCACACAAGCTCGGCAATCAGTGCATCACAGCTCCCACGTAGCCTGGCTGCATTTCTGTTTCCTCTTTTCGCACCAAAAATGTACTCAGCCTTGGGATATGGCTGGGGAAATACTGTACTGGCCGCTGCGGCGCTTTGCATTAGCCTCCCATCCCCTTGGATACTTTGGAAATACGGGGAGAAACTACGGTCTCAGCTTCGGGAAACATATTAGTCTTGCTGTAAGAGCGGCTGGCTGTGTTTTCGGTTGAAGAGAAAGACATATGATGGTACGACCATTTTCTTCCTCGAGTAGACTTGACATTTAAAGATTGACGTTCAAATTTACTACAAAAGAGACATGCTATGAAGTATCCTGACTAGTAGTGAGAGATGCGACCAGGAGAGAGGAGAGTAGGGCACCAAATGAAGCATTGTAATGCGAGATACTCTAAGCATAGACGGTCTGGCGCGGCGCTCATGCCAGGCTCTTCGGCCATCAAAACCACGATGCTCTGTCATTAATAAACCCCAAGGACACTATACAAAACGACCCTAGTTTCATGACTCAGTCGCCTTTTCGAGCACGGCTTTGCGGCTGGGTGTTCGACCTCTGTTGGTGACCTGCGTGACAGCCCAAATGCCGGCTATAACATAGGCGTAAGCCGCAGCTCCTGCAAAGGCACTTATTTCCATGTCAACAACTTCTGTGAAAGATGGAGAACCCAATACAAACTCCCTGGTACGAACAGGCAGCCACGTCAGAATATCCCCCAAGGCAAGTAACACGGTGAGGTTGAGCCTGTTGATGGCAATAACATAGCCAGCAATAGTATGCAGTACCGCCCATTTGCGATGCTGGGCCAAGTTTCTGGACCGGGCTGTTTGGACGGTTCGCACCAATGTAAAGACAAATATCGGCGCATAAACCCACAGGCCGGCTTCAAAAGTTGGCCAGAAGAATGGCGGAATCCATTTACCTCGGATGTACAAATAATGGATATGGAGTAGGTTCTGGTGAGTGTAGGCGTATCCGTAGATAAGGAACAAGACTCCGCTAACGGACTGGATCAAAGAGACGGTCAAGGCTGTATATCCGTTGATGCGATGAAAGATGGGCCACTTCATTCGAAGGCCATCAATATGCTGCAGTGGCATCGCCACACACCATACCATGGCCGGACCAGCGTGTAATCCATGGTACAGCCATCGAGGCGCTGTTTCTTTTCTATGATCGATAATATTGGTGCCCGTCTATATGTACATGTTAGCCATCTCGACTTGTCTAATATGAGGACAATTTCCTACTTCCAAAGTCCTAAACAATGAAAATACTCCCAAGGACGGGTCTGCTCGAAACCTGGGCACGCCGGTAAATGCAAACAGCGCAAACAAGAAAAGCACGGTGCTTAAAGGCACAGCTAAAAGCAACGAAACCTTTGGCCGTGAACGAgtcgaggccatggcaaaagAAGCAAGTTTACCCACAGTATATTCGACTAGAGAGACACATGGGAAAGTATCCTCTCCCGAAACTAGCTCACTTCTTATATCTTGGCTGGGAATAAGCCCGTCCGGGCTAGATGAGTGATCTCCGCCGGTCCGGGGTCAAAGACATCCGGAAGTGTTTCGGGCTCGGCAGTTGTGGTCATTGGTGACCCCTACATAGTAGATGGTCTTCGCATTGCGCTTGATACCTCAACAGAGCTTTCGTACAAGCTTTACTTGCCCTCCAGATCTTGAAAATGCCCTCACTCAGTCTGTCGGAAATGGCCTCGCCACAACCCACTTCTCTACGCGGAGCTACTCCCGTAATAATCCTCTTCACTCTCACGGTTGTCGGCATTTTTGCCTTGCTCGCATTTCCGATTTCAAATGGCCTATTCAATGCACTGCTTCTCCAGGCATCGCAGCGAAAGATTGGGGCAGAGTCCTCCCCATATGACACCACATTGACAGGCTGGAACTGGTTGGACGCGTTGCTGGATGGCTTCACAGTGTTTTTCTACGATCTGGTCGACGGATCGAGGGCTGACATGTCTTTACTCATGATTCCATTCAGCGGCTCCGCAGTGGGAATCTGGATTCTGGGCATGATTGAGAGCCGTCGAAATGGGAACAAGGACCGCATACCTGCCTTGTAAGCATTCCGTTGCACGTTGCCCTCGGCGTTGACACTAGGCTGATCTTATAGCTTCACAACAATGGCATCATTAGGACAAATCCTGGGCCTGGGAATCGTGAGCCCTCTGTTTTACGGCTTGTCGCTGAATGAACGAAACTCGTCTTGGCGCGGGTCCGATTATGATGTTGCACCAGAGGTATTCTACACAACACCCGTCAGCATCGTCATCGGAATGGCTTTGCCTTGGGCTCTTGCGGCTCTACCAGCGCCTTCTGTCCTGTCAATCAACCAAAAGGTCAACATGGTAAGGCTTTGGGAAATTTTCCCAATCACAACATACCTGGCGCAAAGGGGGCTGGATCCTCTAGCCAGGCGGTTTCTCGGATCGACACGTCAAGCCGGCGGCCGGGGCAATGGCGCCATGCACCGAGTCTACGGCATCGGCCTCTTGTGGAGCACAGCAACGTACTGGTACTTCATGAGCATGGTATTTTCGGCTTCCGTGCTTCCTTTCATCTTCAGACCCGAGATAGCTGAGGCATGGAGCCTTAGACACATGTGTCAGCTAAGGAATCCCTTTGCGCTCGGCTCTCCGTTGCCATCCGTATCACAAGGGCAACTCTGGTTTGTGCAGTGGGACTTTTGGCTAATCAGCGTGGCCTGTTTTGTGTGGGCTTTGGCTGTAAGATTGGAGCTATTAGAAGACAGCGCACGCCATTTGAAGGCGACCTGGAAGATCATGGTCGGCGGGCTGATGAGTGCCTTGATCCTTGGCCCAGTCGGTGCAGCAGTGGTGTTGATATGGCGGAGAGACACACTTGTGCATGAGAACAATCATCGTCGCAAAATAGTGTAACGAGCTCTTGAGAGTTACAGAAACGGCGTTCTCTGCGTTTGGTTGGAATGGCCACGCGTATTGTCATTGATTTGACGAGGGCTGCATCAATTGCTGTTACTACCAAGCCGGCCCAAAACATTCTGATTGGCGGCGGAGGGGAAAATAGAAAATGAAACAGTATTAACCTTGACTAAATTTTACTCGATTAAGGGCAATTTAAAAATTGTGAATCGACGACCCGATGAGGTTGATGACAATATCATGCCGAACCAGCAGAGTCTCGATTGATCATTTTCGACATGTGAAGAGGACACCACACCGCAAATGACTCGCCCCCAAATTTTAATCCGCTACTTGGCTTCCATACCCGGTGACATGGAGGCATAGAGCTTACATTCCGTCGCCGCAACCTCCGCGATCTCGACACCACATCGGGCTCCTCTCCGCGCACAATTCACCGGGCATAATGGGACGATTGCCCCGAGGTCCCGTTCCAAGCTTCCCGGGTCGTCAACCAACTCAATACAACAGTATCATCGCCTTCAGTTTCGCCTAAATTTGGGCCGATTCATCCAGCGTACGTAACACTCGACGGCTTGAGGCAACCAGCGTGCAACTTGCGCAGATAGAACGATAGCCCGGCGCGTTACCCTCCATAGTTGTCTGCGACAAACGCTACCTATTTATATTCTATTATAGTTAGTTTTTCGGTATGGATCCTTAACAATGATTGGAAAATATCATCAGGATCTCTAGGGGTCATATAGCTGGCTCTATTAATGGATTGGGATGTAGTAAGAATAGAACAGGCCGGAATTCATTATATGGATTCTTTTATTGCGTACTGAAAAGCCGAAAGAAAGGCTGAAGGAGATGCAATCGCAAGTTCAACAAGAATGGCAACGGTACGATTCCGGCATCACGTAGACGAACACTATTTGTATACTTGGATCTATCCAGTCTCATTACTCTTCCATCCACACCCAGATAGACATTTACAAATAGCGATGAAAGTCCAGGCTAATGTCTGGTATAATATAATGTTTCCTTGCAACCATTGATAACGGTATAGTTGTGAGTATTACCCTGGCGCAAACCAAGATGTCTTTCCAGCTACAGGCATATCCTGCCTTCATTCTCAACTAGCACAGCCGCCGAAAAACGCACTGTAAGACGAACCCGGAGGACACTCCTGCCCCTGGCCTGCCGATTTTGCTTTCATTGCCTGATCTGCGCAATCTCTAATCCTCTGGGCGATATTATCTCTGCACGCCTGATCTCTAGGTTCACAGGCGTTGTACTCGGGCAGACTTTTCGCGAGACACTCCTGCTGCTCACGTGTCAATTGTGCCGCTGGACTCTTCGGGGTTTGTTCGTTGGGCTTGGGCGACTCGGGCTTGGGCTGGCTCTTTGCGTTGGTTGCCTCTTCTGCGCAGTCCCTAATCTTCTGGGCGATGCTGTCTCTGCACGCCTGATCTCTGCAAGCGTTGTACTCGGGCAGACTTTTCGCGAGGCACTCCCGCTGCTCGGGTGACAATTGTGCCTGTGGATTGTTCGGGCGTTGCTGCTCGGGCTTGGGCTCTTCCGGCGTGCCTTGCCCATTGTCACATTTATACGTCTTGCTCTCACCATCCTTTCCTGCCGCAGTCAGCAGAAGCTCCATTAAACCGACATTGGTGTGGACAATGTTGTCCCTGTACTGCCTCGCATCGGGGTAGAATATGTCGTTGCAGTCCCAGCTGCGTGATCGTTGCCCAAACTCAAAGGTCAAGGCATGGATTCGACTCGCCCCGCAGGTCTGGTTATAATATCCCGCCATGGCCTCATCGGTGCTGCCCAGAGCCGGGTACAAGTTGATGGTCTGGTCAGCCTTGTAGCGAGCGCTGTTGCCGGCGACGCTGTTCATGGCAGTGGCCATGCGCTCCGCGGCAGATTTCTGGGCGTCAAAATCATCCTGCTCCATGTACTCATTGTATCCATCGTGGAAGAGGCCTCGTTGGCGGTCGTATCGTTGATTGCGAAAGCTCATGGAAGGGTCGTTGAACTGGGCATAATCGTCGCCCCATGAATATAGAACCTTGCCCAGAGCGGAATGCAAGTCCAGATACCATGATAGGGAGGTGACACGTTTGAATACGTTTGTGATGCTCCGTGTCTCGGGCTCCGAGAGAGGACTTGGCCCAACATAAGTGTGGTCTGATGGCGTGTTGCTCATACTGACTCTGGCCTGGGGGTGAAATATTCGCTTGTAGTCCCAGAAAACTCTGAAGTTGCGGTTGATGTCGACGCCAAATTCGTCTCCAAAAGGTCTGCGGTTCTTGCGCCAGCAGGCGTCGTAGGTCTGATCGTAGTTGATCCCATCTGGGTTGACGGCGGGAATAATGGCGATGCCTACTTCGAGCGCTTGGCGGACTTGCAAAGCATCATACGTTTTGCCGTCATAGGTGAGGTTGGCGTTTTGCTTATCCGCCCAAAGCAGATCCGAAATCAAGTATATAATATTGTCTGGCCCCCCACGCTCGCGAGCATGCACACCGCTGGTAAGAAACACACGGGGTTCGTTGGAGccgactactccgtaataaATATCGCGGCCCTCAAACGTCTTGTCGTCTGCTTTGCTGAGATTGATTTTCTCGGGATATTCCTGCTCCAGACCCTTGAGCGCTGACTCGATCTCGGAGACACTGAGAATGGACAACTTGGATACGTCTTTAAAGTTGTCAGGGTCGGAGCCAATACCATATGGCACCTTGTTGCCGCCTTCAAAGCGATCCCCCTTTCCTATGGGCGCATACTTTTTGGTTCTCGCAGACTGACGCCGGCGAAGACTGACTTTCCCGCCTTCCAGCTCCTCTGGGAGGAGGCAGCCGGTTGTCACGTAGCCAAGGGCCGCCAAAGAAAGAGCCGTTTGCAACTTCATGACTTGATTGACCAGAATGGTGACTCTTGACAAAAAGAAGGACTTTTGGGGAGCAACGGATACGAAACAAAGAGTGACGCACGAGTGGCAGCCGGCAAAGGACGAATAGACGGATGCTTCGACAAGATGTTCCTCGACTGATACAGACGAAGCAGTCAGGTCTTTAATACATGTTTTCTCCCACAGCATCTTTCTCAAGAACTACTACGCACAGCCATCAACGGCCAAGCCAACATCAGATGATCAGACCAGAGGTGGAGCGGCACATCGCCCACCCTTGATTTGCACCAGCACCGTGCTGCGGTTGTCAGTCCTGGATATTATAGCAAGGACCAGCAACTTTGAATTCTCAGAGGCTTAGCTACATCCATGACTGAGTCACGGCCAAGACTCAGTATACCGGGTGCCTTTCCGAGACTAGGAGAAgccgacgccgacaacgTACCCAATATCATAACGGTAATATTCCTTGACCAGAAAACACATGAATCAGGCTTCAAGAGGCTAGCTGAAACTTGGGAAGCTGGCGAACCACCTGAATTAATAGTCAGTCAAGGGTTAATCCACTGGTGAATTCCATGAATAGCTGCTGATGGCTTCACGGGGGTTGACTCAATTCCTACGTGATGTTGGGGTGGAATCTTGTTCAATATGATGGCGGTATTCCGGGCACTTGTAGTCGATTTACATACTTGACGCGACACATGTACTCATCGTCCATCAACTCGCACCACGACACTGAATCCTCGAGATGGCCATGCTGGTTGACCAGTTCAAGGCGATTCAGCTTGCGCGTAATCACACACGCAACCCAGCTTTGGCGGAGCTGGGCAAAGCCACGGGGAACCACTTGCGCCATAACACGGCAACTATGTGCAAGCATGACGAGAAATTAATACATTGCCAGGTTTGCCGCCAGCACAGCTTTTTGTTTCTGCGTTGGCATTGCCCCAATGTCGATGTCCCAATGCGGCCAAgcggcggccttcttcacgCATGGACCGCATAATGGGCTTGgacggttcaatgttcgccACACCGGATGCAGCACGGGCCGGGGAGCGCCCTTTGCCCCTTAACTGGGTGATAACTGGAGAACATTAAAGGTGACTTGGAGCGTTGCTTGGTGTTTAAGGGAGGCGTCGAGATTTTATGCCCCGTAATTCTCGGAATTTCGGCTGGTGGCTTACTTAGTAACGTGTCACCCCACAACATTGTCAGCCCCCTAATTTTgttatacttataataacgtaattaatataaaagctttttttttaatatttaataatattaattattgGTTgattcgctctgtagtcaaatgaaattacacGCATAATACaggtatcgtgcaagcgtaaaatctaaaacagtattaataataatagggGGCTGACAATATTATGGGGTAACACGTTACATGGCGGCCCTATATACATACCAGACCCCGCAGTCTACTAGTATTATAGGTGcataacttaaaaataaatataattttaatatattataattaagctgtaagtataataataatagggGGCTGACAATATTATAGGGTAACACGTTACATGGCGGCCCCATATACATACCAGACCCCACAGTCTACTAGCATTATAGGTACATAACTTGAAAATAAAtgaaataaaattaataaataatgACAACCTCTGTGCCGAGCAACATGGAAACAGGTTATCCAGAGTTGCTCGCAAGCCTGACACAGCTTGGCCTAAAACATATTAACCATACCCTACATCCACAGTGCTTGCGTGTTTAGGCCCATCAAAGCTGCCGTTGCACAACGACAGCTCTTCTGGGTGTGGGTGGCGTCCCTGGCACCGTGGTCTGGGTTCActgcaccagaccagactgcAATGCAATACTCGTTTTCCAGTCCCAAGATACCTCAACGGTGCACTGCCATGCTCACAATCTCGATCAAGGCTATGAATCCTGGTTGGCAAAAAAATTgccaaccagacttgactggcGGCTTCAAGACCCCTCCACAATGTGGCACGCCGGCGAGCGAGGCTTACACATTGAGATTGGTGCACTCCACGTTGAGCAAACCCTACATGTCGCGGTTAGCATCACAAGCCACGCCTTGATATACATAGTCATGGGGAACTTACATTCGCGCTTCCTGTGCAGCACGCAACCTGGTTGCTGCATGCATTCTGCAGGGGGACAAGAGCTGCTCATGGTTAGCATCATCTGACCTGTTGCTTGTAGTAGTAAAGGGAATTTCTCGTACCAATAAGAACATTAATGGGTGAGCATTGGCCGCCCAGCACATTGTTTAGGAGACCAGCGCTATTTCCTGAACGGCAGCATGAGAGGACCTGGTGATTGCCGCACTGGGCATTGGCATCACCGACGGTTGGCCCCGAATGAGGGGTGGGACGAGGATAACGCTTTGTAGAAGTCGTTTCACGCTTGGTCGACGTTGATTCTCTCTTTGTAGTCGTCCACTCTCTCTTGGTGGAAGTTGGCTCTTTGGTCGCAGTCGACGTCTTGGTCGAGAGTGGTTtgcttgtccatgtccatgtcctcgtGGTAGTCGTTTCATGCTTGGTGGACGTTGGCTCTCGCTTGGTAGTCGTTGGCTCTCTCTTGGTGGAAGTTGGCTCTTTTGTCgcagttgacgtcttggtGGAGAGTGGTCtgcttgtccatgtccatgtcttcGTGGTAGTCGTTTCACGCTTGGTAGTCGTTGGCTCTCTCTTTGTAGTCGTTGGCTCTTTCGTCgcagttgacgtcttggtAGAAGAGTGTGGCTTGGTTGAA harbors:
- the atmA gene encoding Aflatrem synthesis protein A — its product is MPSLSLSEMASPQPTSLRGATPVIILFTLTVVGIFALLAFPISNGLFNALLLQASQRKIGAESSPYDTTLTGWNWLDALLDGFTVFFYDLVDGSRADMSLLMIPFSGSAVGIWILGMIESRRNGNKDRIPAFFTTMASLGQILGLGIVSPLFYGLSLNERNSSWRGSDYDVAPEVFYTTPVSIVIGMALPWALAALPAPSVLSINQKVNMVRLWEIFPITTYLAQRGLDPLARRFLGSTRQAGGRGNGAMHRVYGIGLLWSTATYWYFMSMVFSASVLPFIFRPEIAEAWSLRHMCQLRNPFALGSPLPSVSQGQLWFVQWDFWLISVACFVWALAVRLELLEDSARHLKATWKIMVGGLMSALILGPVGAAVVLIWRRDTLVHENNHRRKIV
- the CBPM gene encoding Zinc carboxypeptidase A 1, coding for MLWEKTCIKDLTASSVSVEEHLVEASVYSSFAGCHSCVTLCFVSVAPQKSFFLSRVTILVNQVMKLQTALSLAALGYVTTGCLLPEELEGGKVSLRRRQSARTKKYAPIGKGDRFEGGNKVPYGIGSDPDNFKDVSKLSILSVSEIESALKGLEQEYPEKINLSKADDKTFEGRDIYYGVVGSNEPRVFLTSGVHARERGGPDNIIYLISDLLWADKQNANLTYDGKTYDALQVRQALEVGIAIIPAVNPDGINYDQTYDACWRKNRRPFGDEFGVDINRNFRVFWDYKRIFHPQARVSMSNTPSDHTYVGPSPLSEPETRSITNVFKRVTSLSWYLDLHSALGKVLYSWGDDYAQFNDPSMSFRNQRYDRQRGLFHDGYNEYMEQDDFDAQKSAAERMATAMNSVAGNSARYKADQTINLYPALGSTDEAMAGYYNQTCGASRIHALTFEFGQRSRSWDCNDIFYPDARQYRDNIVHTNVGLMELLLTAAGKDGESKTYKCDNGQGTPEEPKPEQQRPNNPQAQLSPEQRECLAKSLPEYNACRDQACRDSIAQKIRDCAEEATNAKSQPKPESPKPNEQTPKSPAAQLTREQQECLAKSLPEYNACEPRDQACRDNIAQRIRDCADQAMKAKSAGQGQECPPGSSYSAFFGGCAS